The window TGCCGCCGTTGCCGTCGGAGACGCGGATCACGACCGTGTACGTGCCCGGCGCGTCGGCCGTGCCCGTGAAGGCGCCCGCGCTCGTCAACGTCACGCCGGTAGGCAGCGTGCCGCTCACGAGTGCGTACGTCAGGGGGTCGTTCTCCACGTCGCTCGCCGACAGCGACTGCAGCGCGCTGCCGACCGGGACGGTCTGCGACGTGTTCCGGGAGGCCGCGGTGTAGGCCGGCGGGTCGTTCACCGCGGTGACCGTGATGGACACGGTGGCGGTGTCGGTGCCGCCGGAGCCGTCGGCGATCGTGTACGTGAACGAGTCGGAGCCGTTGAAGTTGGCCCCCGGCGTGTACGTACAGGCGGTGGTGGTGCAGGTGACCGAGCCGAAGCTCGCCGCGCCGTGGCCGGTGACGGTCAGCGTGTCGAGGTCGACGTCGGTGTCGTTGCCGGTGACGCCCACGTTGACGGGCGTGTCCTCGGCGGTGGTCGCCGTGTCGTTGGCCGCGTCCGGCGGGGTGTTCGCCGTCGGGCCGCCGACCTGGATGGACAGGGTCGTGGTGGCGGTGCCGCCGTTGCCGTCGGAGACCCGGATCTGCGCCGAGTAGGCGCCGGGGGCGTTCGCGGTGCCGGTGAACGCGCCGCCGGACGTGAGCGTGATCCCGGGCGGCAGGCTCCCGCCGATCAGGCTGTACGTCAGGGGGTCGAGGTCGGCGTCGGTCGCGGCCAGGCTGGACAGGCTCGCCCCGACCGGGACGGTCTGCGCCGTGTTGGTCGTCGCCGCCGTGTAGACCGGCGGGTCGTTGACCGGCGTGACCGTGACCGTGACGGTGGCGGTCGCCGTGGCGAGGCCGTCGGACACGGTGTAGGTGAAGGTGTCGGTGCCGTTGGCGTTCGGCGCCGGCGTGTACGTACAGGTCGTGCCGGTGCAGGAGACGGTCCCGAACGCGCCGTTGGTCTTCGCGGTGATCGTCAGGGTGTCGCCGTCGACGTCGGTGTCGTTGCCGAGCACGGGGACCGCGACGGCGTTGTCCTCCAGCGTGGTGGCGGTGTCGTTGGCCGGGGCCGGCGGGGTGTTGGCGGTCGGGCCGCCCACCTGGATGGTCAGGTCGGTGTTGGCCGACCCGCCGTTGCCGTCGCTGACCTTGATCTTGACCGGGTAGGTCCCGTGCGGGCTCGCACCGCCGCTGAAGGAACCGTCCGGGTTGAGCGTGACCGTCGGCGGCAGCGCGCCGTTGACGATCGAGTACGTGAGCGGGTCGCCGTCGACGTCGGTGGCGGCGAGGCTCGACAGGGTGCCACCCACGGGGACGGTCTGGGACGTGTTGGTCGCGGCGGCCGTGTAGACCGGCGCGTCGTTGACCGGGGTGATCGTGACGGTCACGGTCGCCGTGGCGGTCGCGCCGTCGGGGTCGCTGATCGTGTACGTGAACGTGTCGGTGCCGTTCGCGTTGGCGCTCGGCGTGTACGTACAGGTGCTGGTGGTGCAGGACACCGTGCCCCGGGTCCCGTTGGTCTTCGCCGTGATCGAGATGGCGTCGCCGTCGGGGTCGGAGTCGTTCGACAGGACGGAGACCGTGGTCGCCGCGTCCTCGGCAGTCGTCTTGGTGTCGTTCACCGCGACCGGCGGCAGGTTCCGGTAGCGCATCCCGAAGTCGATCCCGGTCACCCGCTCGTCGGCAGCGAGGGTGATCGTGCGCGGGCTGCTGGTGGTGAACACGTACTTGGTGGGCGGGCTCACCGACACGGCGTAGGTGCCCGCGACCAGCCCGACGAACGCATACGTCCCGTCGGCGGCAGTGGTCGTGGTGCGGGTGACCGGCCCGGTGGCGGTCACGGTGCGGCCGGCCAGCGCCGGCTCCCCCGCGTCCCGCGTGCCGTCCGCGTCCAGGTCGTCCCAGACCGTGCCGGCGATGCCGGAGTTGTCCACGGCGGTGACGTCCTGGGCGGTGTTGTTCGTGCCGGCCGGGTCGCTGCTCGCACTCGACACGGTGGCGGTGTTGGTGACGCTCGCGGCCGTGGTGGCGGTGACGTCGACCTGGATCACGAGCTGGGAGGAGGCGCCGCTGGCGAGCGGCGTGCTCCGCGTGCAGGAGACGACCTGGCCGGCTGCCGAGCAGACCCAGCCGCTGCCCGAGGCGGCGACGTAGGTGAGCCCGGCCGGCAGGGTGTCGGTGACGGTCGTCGGGGGGTTCGCCGGGCTCGGCCCGGCATTGGTGACGGTGAGCAGGTAGCTCCCCGTCGTGCCCGCGGTGAACGAGCCGATGTGCGTCTTGGTCAGCCCCAGGTCGGCAGAGGAGTCGACCGTCGTGCTCGCCGTGGCGGCGTTGTTGCCCCCGACCGGGTCGGCGGCGGTGGTCGTGGCGGTCGCGGTGGCCGTGAGCGTCCCTCCGGACGCGGTCACGTCGGCAGTCACCGTGATCGCCGGTGCGGCCCCCGTCGGCAGCGGGGTGGCGCGGGTGCAGGTCACCGTGGACCCGGTCGTGCAGGACCAGCCCGTGCCGGTCGCGCTCGTCACCGTCAGGCCGCTCGGCAGGGGCAGCGTGACGGTGGTGGCAGGCGCGGCGTCGGGGCCGTTGTTGGTGGTCGAGATCGTGTACGTGAGCGTGGTGCCGGCCAGCACCGGGTCCGGGCTGTCGGCGATCGACACGGCCAGGTCGGCCGTGAGGACGTCGGTGGACTCGGTGGCCGTGACCGGCGCGAACGCGTTCCCGATCATGTCGGTGTAGGTCACGGTGGCGTTGTGCGTGAGCGTGCCGGACGCGGTGCCGGAGACCGTCGTGGTGATCTTGACGGCGGCGCTCGCGCCCGCGTCGAGCTCGCTGGTCAGGGTGGCCGTGACGACGCCCGCGGACTGCGTGCAGGTGCCGGTCGCCGGGGCCACGATCGAGCAGGAGGCGAACGTCTCCTCCGCCGGGACCGTGTCCTTGAGGACCACGTTGCGGGCGGTGCCCGCGGTCGCGCCGGAGGAGGCGTTGGTGATCGTGAACGTCGTCTGCCGGGTGGCCCCGCGGGTCACGGTCGTGAGCCCGTCGGTGGCGCTCGCGGCGAGGCTCGGCGTGGGCGGCTGGTCGAGGTACGCGGTCACGCCGGCGCGGCCCTCGGGCACGAACTCGTTGCCGCTCGGGGCGCAGTAGACCTCGCGCCACCAGCCGCTCTCCGGCGACGCGATGACGTCGCCGCCGCGGGCCGTCGTGGCGCTGTTGTTCCAGGTCAGGGCACCACTGACGGTCCCGGGGGTGCCCCCCGTGGTGGCCGTCGCGTCGTAGGCGTCGGACGGCGCGTAGTACCGCACGCGGCCGCCGCCCATGCCGAAGTTGTTGAGCGTCATCGACGCAAGGCCGGGGGCCGCGTACTCGAACAGCGTGAGGCACGCGGTGCCGCCCGAGTTCTGCTGGACGGCGGCCTGGGTGAGCCCCGCCACGATCTCGTCGCCGGTGCCCGGCGTGGAGTCGTAGTCGTCGCTGTTCGCGGGCGGGGTGTTGCCGGTGTTCGTGTCGTTGTCGGTGCCGACGCGCAGCAGCCAGTGGTTGCGGTCGTCGGTGCCGCCGAGCGGGTTGAACGGGTCGCCGCCGAGGATCGCGGAGCGCAGGACGTACCGGCCGCAGGTCAGCGCCGGGTCGGCGCCGGGACCGAGGATCTGGGTGAAGCTCTCCCAGTCCGGGGCGGACGTCGTCGGCTGGTACGAGAACCGGTAGCCGGCGATGCCGGTGCCCGGTGCCGGGCTGGTGAAGCCGGGGCCCACGCTCGCACCGGGGCCGTACAGCTCGAACTCCACCGAGTCGGCGGCACCGGTGACGGTGTCGCGGCTCCCGGCCGCCGTCGAGATCCGGGGACTGAAGATGTCGACGTAGATCGGCTGGTTGGCGGGCCAACCGCACGGGATGTCGAACGTCGCGTAGTGCGAGCCGCCGCCACCCCCCGACGCCGTCGGCGCCGTGTACCAGTCACCGGCGGCGAGGCCGGTGGTCGAGCCGTTGGTGACCACGAAGAACGCGCTGCTCGCCGGGATCAGGTCGACCGCCCCCGCCGGCGGGGCCGGCAGCGCCGCCACCGTCAGGGCAGCCGCCAGCACGGCAGCGCGCCGAGGCGCCCGCGTGCTGGGGAGGCGCACAGGTTCTCCACGAGGTCAGGGCCGCCCGGAGCGGCATCGCCGTCTCCGGGTCGTGATCGCACGGTAGGCAGGCCACCGCGCATGGTCAACGACCACAACCTGGCACATCGGCACCCCTAGCCGGAGGTACCAGGGCCAAATGGTGGATGACTTTCTCGACAGAATGGCGTCACTACGCGTGGTGCCGGAGTGACTCTTGGTACTAGTCCGGCCGCGACACCTTCAGTGGGTCCAGGGCGCGCAGCAACGGCGCCGCCTTCGCCGCCGCCTCCGCCAGCTCGCCGGCCGGGTCGCTCCCCCAGGTCACCCCGCCGCCGGTCCACAGGTGGACCCGCCCCCCGGCCACCGCGAACGTCCGGATGGTCAGGCCGAGGTCGACCCGGCCGTCCGGCGCCACCCAGCCGAGGGCGCCCATGCTCGGCCCGCGGCCGAGCGGCTCGGTCTCGTGGATGATCTTCAACGCCGCCGCCTTCGGCGCCCCCGTCACCGACCCCCCGGGGAACGTCGCCGCCAGCAGCTCGGCCAGCCCGGTCCCCGGCGCGAGCCGCGCCTCGACCGTCGACTCGGCGTGCCAGACCCCGGCCAGCGGCCGGACGTCGTAGAGCACCGGGACGGTCACCGTGCCGGTCGTCGCGACCCGCGCCAGGTCGTTGCGCTCCAGGTCGACGATCATGACGTGCTCGGCCCGGTCCTTGGCGCTGGCGAGCAGCGTCGCGGCGTCGGCGGCGGTGCCCTTGATCGGCCGGACCCGCACGACACCTTCACCCCCCACCTCGAGGAACGACTCCGGGCTGGCCGTGTGCACCGACCACCCGGCGCCGGCCAGGCCGCCGGCGTAGGGGGCGTTCGGCACCCGGGCCAGCGCCGCCGCCACCGCCGCCGGGTCGCCCTCGAACGGCGCGCTGCGGTGACCCACGAGGTTCGCCTGGTAGAGGTCGCCGCGCGCGATCGCCGCCCGGATGCGTTCGACCGCGGCGGCGTGCTCGGCCGGCGTCCAGCTCGGCGTCCACGGCCCGATCCGGGCCGGGCCGGGCGGCGGGTCACCCGGCCCGTCGGCGTCGGCGAAGACCACCACGGCGGCGTCCGGGACCTCCGGGCACGGCGTGGCCGGCGGCACCGTCCGGGCCGCCAGGTCGGCGGGCAGCGCCGCCGCCCCTAGTAACAAGGCCGCCCCCGCGACCTCCGGGCCGGGCCGCGCCGCCCCGCCGAGGGGGCTGACGGGGAACCCGTGACCGGCCAGGAACGCGCTCGCCAGCACCACCGGGTCGCCCCCGTCGCCGCGCCGCCACTCCCAGCGGGCCACCTCGCGGAGGGGCCGTCGCGGGGCGCGGGGCGGGTGCGGCACGCGGCGGAGCGTACGCGCGGCGGCTGGGTCAAGGCGTCGCCGCGCCCGCCGTTCGACGCTCTCAGCCGGGCGGATCCGGCAAAGATTCGGTGAAGGTTGTCCACAATCTGGCCTGAAACCGCGCGCGCGGGCCGAAGTCGGAGTGCAATGAAGACCTGATGAGGTCTGAAGATTCCTGGCGCGATGCCGACATACGCCTGGAGAGCAGCACTCGACGAGGAGCGCTCACCATGTGCCCGCACCACCCGCAATGCCCCCCGGCGGAAGCCAGCGACCACGAGGCCGCCCGCGTCGTCGCCTCCCACCCCGAGCAGGGGTGGAGCCTGCTGTGCAACGGGGTCGTCCTGTTCGAGGACTACGGCGAGCTGCTCCCCGACGGCACCGCCGTCGGCGCCCAGCGCCCGGACCCCCGGGCTGCCTAGCCGTAGGGGGCGCCCCGAGGACCGCCGCGCGCGAAGGCACGGGGCCGGTACCCGGTCCCGCGCCTAAAGGGAGCGCCGCGCAGCGGCGCGGAATCTAGCGGGACCGGGTACCGGCCGCGGGCCGACCACCCGAGAGATCAGTCCTCGAACGCCTCCGGCGGCGGGCAGCTGCACACGAGGTTCCGGTCGCCGTGGGCGCCGTCGATGCGGCGGACCGGCGGCCAGTACTTGCTCTGCCGGAGCCCCGGGACGGGGAACGCCGCCACCTCGCGCGAGTACCCGTGCTCCCACGCGTCGGCACCGATCATGGTCGCGGTGTGCGGGGCGTTCTTCAGCGGGTTGTCCACCGGGTCCCACTCGCCGCCCAGCAGACCGATCTCGGCGCGGATCGCGATCATCGCGTCGCAGAACCGGTCCAGCTCGCCGAGGTCCTCGCTCTCCGTCGGCTCGATCATCAGCGTGCCGGCGACGGGGAACGACATCGTCGGGGCGTGGAAGCCGTAGTCGACGAGGCGCTTGGCGACGTCGTCGACGGTGACGCCGGTCTCCTTGGTGATCTGCCGGAGGTCGACGATGCACTCGTGGGCGACCAGCCCGCTGTGCCCGGTGTAGAGGACGGGGTAGTACGGGTTCAGCCGGCGGGCGACGTAGTTGGCGTTGAGGATGGCGACCTGGGTGGCGCGGCGGAGGCCGTCGGCGCCCATCATCCGGACGTACGCCCAGGAGATCGGCAGGATGCCGGCGCTCCCCCACGGCGCGGCGCTGATCGGGCCGGGGCCGGTGTCCGGGCCGGCGTCGCCGCGGAACGGGTGGTTGGGCAGGTACGGCGCCAGGTGCGCGCGGACGGCGACCGGGCCGACGCCGGGGCCGCCGCCGCCGTGCGGGATGCAGAACGTCTTGTGCAGGTTCAGGTGGCTGACGTCGGCGCCGAAGCGGCCGGGGCGGGCCAGGCCGACGAGCGCGTTGAGGTTGGCGCCGTCGACGTAGACCTGGCCGCCGGCGTCGTGGACGGCGGCGCAGACGTCGGTGATCTCCGCCTCGAACACGCCGTGCGTGCTCGGGTAGGTGACCATGAGTGCGGCGAGCCGGTCGGCGTGCTGCTCGATCTTGGCGCGCAGGTCGCCGAGGTCGACGTTCCCGGCGTCGTCGCAGCCGACGACGACGACGCGCATGCCGGCCATGACGGCGGAGGCGGCGTTGGTGCCGTGGGCGCTGGACGGGATGAGGCAGACGTCGCGCTCGGCCTGGCCGTTGGCCCGGTGCCAGCCGCGGATCGCGAGCAGGCCGGCGAGCTCGCCCTGGGAGCCGGCGTTCGGCTGGACGCTGACCCGGTCGTAGCCGGTGATCCGGGCCAGCCAGTCCTCGAGCTGGGCGATCAGCTCGGCGTACCCCTCGGTCTGCTCGCCGGGCGCGAACGGGTGGATGCCGGCTAGCTCCGGCCAGGTGATCGGCTCCATCTCGGCGGTGGCGTTGAGCTTCATGGTGCAGGAGCCGAGCGGGATCATGCCGCGGTCGAGGGCGTAGTCGCGGTCCGAGAGCCGGCGCAGGTAGCGGAGCAGCGCCGTCTCGCTGCGGTGCGAGGTGAAGACCGGGTGGGTGAGGAACGGCGTGGTCCGCCGCAGCCCGTCCGGAACGGCGTCCGGCACCGTCTCGTCGAGCTCGCCCGGGACGCCGAACGCCGCGAGCACCGCCGCCAGGTGGGCCGGCTCGGTGACCTCGTCGGTGCTGACGCCGACCGTGGTTGAGTCGACCAGGCGCAGGTTGATGCCGGCGTCGGCGGCGCGGGCCACCACGGCGGCCGCGTCGGGGACGCGGGCGGTGACGGTGTCGAAGAACGCCTCGTGCGCGACCTCGACGCCGCCCCGCCGCAGCGCGGCGGCCAGCGCCGCCGCGAGCCGGTGCACCCGCCCGGCGATCGCGGTCAGGCCGTCGGGGCCGTGGTGGACGGCGTACATCCCGGCGATGACGGCGAGCAGCACCTGGGCGGTGCAGATGTTGCTGGTCGCCTTCTCCCGGCGGATGTGCTGCTCGCGGGTCTGCAGCGCGAGCCGGAACGCCGGGTGCCCGTCGGCGTCGACGGAGACGCCGACCAGCCGGCCGGGCAGGTTGCGCTCCAGCCCGGCCCGCACCGCCATGAACGCCGCGTGCGGCCCGCCGAAGCCGAACGGCACCCCGAACCGCTGGCTGCTCCCGACCACGACGTCCGCGCCCGCCTCGCCCGGGGGGCGGAGCAGCGTCAGCGCGAGCAGGTCGGTGGTCACGGCGACGAGCGCGCCGGCGGCGTGCGCCGCCTCGATGAGCGGCGCGTGGTCGCGGACCTTGCCGGACGAGCCCGGGTAGGACAGCAGCACGCCGAACGCCGGTCCCTCCGGCAGCGGCCCGTCCGCGTCGAACGTGCGCACCTCGATGCCCAGCGGCTCCGCGCGCGTCACGACCACCGCGAGCGTCTGCGGGTGGGTGTCGGCGTCGACCAGGAACGCCGCCCCCTCCGGCGCCCGGCTGGCCCGGCGGCAGAGCGCCATCGCCTCGGCGGCGGCGGTGCCCTCGTCCAGCAGAGAGGCGTTGGCGGTCGGCAGGCCGGTGAGGTCGGCGACCATAGTCTGGAAGTTCAGCAGCGCCTCGAGCCGGCCCTGGCTGATCTCCGGCTGGTACGGCGTGTACGCCGTGTACCAGGCCGGGCTCTCCAGGACGTTGCGGCGGATCACCGGCGGGGTGACCGTGTCGCTGTAGCCGAGGCCGATCATCGACACCATCCGCCGGTTGCGCCCGGCGAGGGCGCGCAGCTCGGCGAGCATCGCCGCCTCCGACGCCGGCTCCGGCAGGTCCAGCTCCCGGTCCGCGATCGTCGCGGGCACCGCGTCGGCGGTCAGGTCGTCCAGCGAGCCGTAGCCGAGGACGGCCAGCATCTTCGCCTGCTCGTCCGGCGACGGGCCGACGTGGCGTTCGGCGAACGGCGCGGCGGCCGGGGCGGCGAGCGGGCGGGGCGCGTCGGACACGGGGCCTCCTCGGGCGTCGGCGCCGCGCACGCGGCGGCCGGGCCTCCCCCTCTGTCATGGCGACCTGAGAGTGTCGCCCGCCTGAGCGGGCTTGCCCCGTCGGTGAGGCGCGGTGGGCACGCCTGCTCTCCAGAGTGGCCTCGCCCGCGCGGTCTGCTGGCCTGAGAGATTCCGGGGAGGGATTGCTCCTTCGGCGTCCCCGGCTGGCGGCCGGGGACTCTCCCGCGCGGGGTCTGCGGCGACCTCCACGGTACCAGCGCGCGGGGCGCCGGGCCGTACCGGCGCGCGGGTCAGGCGCCGCGCTTGCGGCGGCGCGCCGACAGCTCGTCGCCGGTGTGCTCGGCGGGCGCCGCCTCGTCCTCGGCCCGCTCGCCCGGCAGCTCGGCCAGCGACCCCTCGACCTCGCGGACGACCTTGCCGACCGCGATCGCGAACACGCCCTGCCCGCCCTGGAGCAGGTCAACGACCTCGTCGGCCGAGGTGCACTCGTACACGGTCGTGCCGTCGCTGAGCAGCGTGATCTCGGCCAGCTCCTCGGCGCCGCCGGCGCGGAGCTGGCCGACGGCGGTACGGATGTTCTGCAGCGAGATGCCGGTGTCGAGCAGCCGGCGGACCAGCTTGAGCACGAGCACGTCGCGGAACGAGTAGAGCCGCTGCGTGCCGGAGCCGGACGCGTCGCGGACGCTCGGGGTCACCAGGCCGGTGCGGGCCCAGTAGTCGAGCTGGCGGTAGGTGATCCCGGCCACCGCGCACGCCGTCGGGCCGCGGTACCCCACGCCCTCCTCGGGCGGAGCGGGCACGCCCTCGTCGAACAACGTCTCCTGCACCCCGCCGCGCGCCCCGCCGGGCCGGGCACCGGCCGCGGTGCCGGCCGTCCCGGGCGCGGGGTCCCCGCCGCTCGCGCCGGGGGCGGGGTCGCCGCCCGTGCCGGAGCCGCCGCCGTCCGCGCCGTCCCGCTCGTCAGCCACCCCGACCGCCCCTCGTCGTGCGCGGCGCGCCGGGCAGCGCGCGCGTGGTGCGGGCGACGTTAGGGATGCGGCTGCTGCCGGTCAACGACCGGAGGAGGCGTGTCGTAGCACTCACCCTCAAGTGGAGGTTCAGAGTCTGCGCGGGGTCGAGCACGGCTTGAGGTCAGCCGGTCGTGTTGAAGTCGTCGGGCGAGATCTGGTCGAGGAACTCGCGGAACTTCTCGACCTCGGTCTCCTGCTCGTCGGCGATCGGGATGCCGGCCTCCGCGAGCACCGTCTCGTCCGCGTAGAGGGTCACGCCCATCCGCATCGCCAGCGCGATCGCATCGGACGGGCGGGCGGAGACCTCGGCGCCGGAGTCGAAGACGAGGTTGGCGTAGAACACGCCGTCCTGGAGGTCGGTGATGTGCACGGCGGTGACCGTCGCGCCGAGCGCGTCGAGGATGTCCTTCATCAGGTCGTGCGTCATCGGGCGCGCGGTGACGATCTGCTGCTGCGCGAACGCGATCGCGGTCGCCTCGACGGCCCCGATCCAGATGGGCAGGTACCGGTCGCCGTCGACCTCCTTGAGCAGCACGATCGGCTGGTTGGTCGGCAGCTCGACGCGGACCCCGACGACGGTCACCTCGTTCAAGACAACCCCTCCCACGCTCGGCCGCGAGCCGCTCCCCTACCCGGGGGCCGCCCCTCGCGAACCTACACCGGCCCGCGCCGCCCGGCGCCCCGGCGTTACCGGGTCAGACCGGGCTTGAGGCCGGCGCGGACCAGCGCCGAGTGCAGCCGGATGCTCAGCGCCGCCAGCTCCCGCACGGTCTCCTCCGCGCGGGCCCGCGCCTCCGGGTTGCGCTGGCGGACGAGCGGCGCGACGACCTGCTCGAACAGCCCGATCTCGCGGTCGGCCGCGCTGCGGAACGGCCGCAGGTGCCGCGACTCGATCCCGAACCGGCTCATCTCCGCCACCGTCTTGGCCACCACGAGGGCGTCGCCGTCGTAGAACGACCCGCCCGGGCGCGGCCCGACCAGGCCGTACTGCTCGAGCTGGTCGAGCTGCTCGGTGGACAGCCCGGCCGCCGTCGCCAGCTCGTCGCGGGTCAGCCGGACGTCCGAGACGTCGCGGACGAACGACTCCGGCCCCGGCAGCCCGTCGACGGCGGTGAGCGCGCGCGGCACCTGCGGCCCGGCGCCGTCGCCCTCCGGCGGCTCCAGCCCCCGGTCGAGCGCCTCGAGGTGCTGCTTGATCACGCGGAGCGGGAGGTAGCGGTCGCGCTGGGCGGAGAGCACGTAGCGCAGCCGCGCGACGTCGTCGCGGGAGAACTTCCGGTACCCGGACGACGTGCGCTCCGGCTCGATCAGCCCCTCCGTCTCCAGGAAGCGGATCTTGGAGATCGTCACGTCGGGGAAGTCGGCGCGGAGCTGCGAGAGCACCTCGCCGATGCTCATGAACGCCTTGCGGGCCCCGGTGCTCATGCGCCGCCCCGGCTCACGCGTCGCCCTGCCGCGGCCCGGCGAAGAACACCAGCCGGAACTTGCCGATCTGCACCTCGTCCCCGCCGGAGAGCTCGGTGGAGTCGATCCGCTCGCGGGTGAGGTAGGTGCCGTTGAGGCTGCCGACGTCGCGGACGGTGAACCGGCCGCCCTCGCGGCGGAACTCCGCGTGCCGCCGGGAGACGGTCACGTCGTCGAGGAAGATGTCGCTCTCCGGGTGCCGGCCGGCCGTGGTGACGTCCTTGTCGAGCAGGAACCGGCTGCCGGCGTTCGGGCCGCGCTTGACGACGAGCAGCGCCGAGCCGGGGGGCAGGCCCTCGACGCCCGCCGCGGCCTCGCCGCCGTGGTCGTCGTCGTGCTCGGGGTCGAGCGCCTGGAGCGCGATCGTGGACGTGGTCTCGGCGGGCGACTCACCGCCCGCCGGCCGGGTCAGCGGCGACCCGCAGCGGGCGCAGAAGTGGCTGTCCGGGGGGTTCTGCTGACCGCACCGTGTGCAGAACACGCGGGGGTGCCTCCTCGCCGTCGCGCCGTGCCGCCCAGGGGGTCCCAGGGGTGCTGCGGAGGCTAGTCAGCGGGTCCGCGAGGGTCAACCAGAGGTAGGGGGTTGTGGACGTGTCGCGTTTTCCACACCTCTACCTGAGGGTGAGGGTTGAGCGCGGAACGGCCCGGATCAGGCCTGCGCGACCAGGTCGGCGTACGCCGCCGCGTCCAGCAGCCCGTCCAGCGCCGCCGGGTCGGACGGGCGGACCTCGGCGATCCAGCCGTCGCCGTACGGGTCGGTGTTGAGCAGCTCCGGCTGCTGGTCCAGCCGCTCGTTGCGGGCGACGACGGCGCCGGACAGCGGCGCGTAGACGTCCGAGACGCTCTTGGTCGACTCGACCTCGCCGAGCGCCTCGCCGGCCGTGGTGTCGGCGCCGACGGCGCTGACGGAGACGAAGACGATGTCGCCGAGCGCCTCCTGCGCGTACGACGTGATCCCGATGCGGACGATCCCGTCCTCGTTCGGCGGGCTGACCCACTCGTGGTCGGAGGTGTAGCGGAGCTCTTCGGGGAACGACACGTCTGGTCTCACTCTCGTCCGGCGGCGGCGCGAGCGTAGCGGGGCGCCGAAAGCGGCCGCAACGCGTCGACGACGACCCGGGCGCGCTCCTCGACGCGGATCGTCGCGCCGCTGCGACCGCTGACCGCGTCCTCGACGCCGCCGGGGATGCCCATGGCGTCGGCGAGCGTGTGCGCGTCGCCGATCGCGCGGAACACGTACGGCGCCCGCAGCGGCGTCCCGTCCGCCAGCACGGTCGGCCCGGAGTCGCTGAACCAGCTCGACGCGGTCAGCCGCACGCCGTTGACCTGCAACGCCTCGGCGCCGGCGTCGCGGAGCTCCTGCATGGTGTCGAGCAGCAGGTCGGAGGTCACCGCGTGCTCCGGGTCGGTGATCGTCACCTCGACGCCCGGGCCGGCGGCGGCGACCGTCCCGGCCAGGATGCGCAGCGCGTCCTGGCGCCGGCGGCTCTCCGCGAGCGCGGCGGCGTCCTGCCCGGCGCCACCGGTCAGCCGGTCCCGGGTGCGTTGCAGCTCCTCGATCTCCCCGCGCAGCCGGTCCGAGCGGGCGGTGAGGTCGTCCAGGATGCGGACCAGGTCCTCCTGCCGCGCGGAGGCGAACTTCGACGTCTGCTGCGCCGCCCGGAGCTGCACGACCAGCGCGAAGCCGAGCACGGCCAGCATCAGCCCGATCAGCGCCTGGCTGCGCAGCGGGTGCCGGCGCCGCGGCGGCCTGGGGTCGCTCATGCGCGGAACAGGTGCCGCCGGATGGCGGCGAGGTTCTGGAAGATCCGGATGCCGAGCACGACGATGACCGCCGTCGAGAGCTGCCCACCGACCCCGAGCTGGTCGCCGAGGAAGACGAGCACGGCCGCCAGCAGGGCGTTCGAGACGAACGACACGACGAAGACCTTGTCGTCGAAGATCCCGTCGAGCAGCGCCCGCACGCCGCCGAACACCGCGTCCAGCGCCGCCACCACCGCGATCGGCAGGTACGGCTGGAGCCACAGCGGCACCACCGGCTGGAGCACCAGGCCGAGGGCGACGCCGACGAGGAGCGCGAGGCCGGGGATCACGGCGCCGCCGTCCCCGCGACCGGCGTGGCGTGCCGCAGCTCGGTCTGCGCCGCCGCGGGCAGGTCCAGCCGCTCGGCG is drawn from Mycobacteriales bacterium and contains these coding sequences:
- the gcvH gene encoding glycine cleavage system protein GcvH, encoding MSFPEELRYTSDHEWVSPPNEDGIVRIGITSYAQEALGDIVFVSVSAVGADTTAGEALGEVESTKSVSDVYAPLSGAVVARNERLDQQPELLNTDPYGDGWIAEVRPSDPAALDGLLDAAAYADLVAQA
- a CDS encoding MerR family transcriptional regulator; translation: MSTGARKAFMSIGEVLSQLRADFPDVTISKIRFLETEGLIEPERTSSGYRKFSRDDVARLRYVLSAQRDRYLPLRVIKQHLEALDRGLEPPEGDGAGPQVPRALTAVDGLPGPESFVRDVSDVRLTRDELATAAGLSTEQLDQLEQYGLVGPRPGGSFYDGDALVVAKTVAEMSRFGIESRHLRPFRSAADREIGLFEQVVAPLVRQRNPEARARAEETVRELAALSIRLHSALVRAGLKPGLTR
- the gcvP gene encoding aminomethyl-transferring glycine dehydrogenase — encoded protein: MSDAPRPLAAPAAAPFAERHVGPSPDEQAKMLAVLGYGSLDDLTADAVPATIADRELDLPEPASEAAMLAELRALAGRNRRMVSMIGLGYSDTVTPPVIRRNVLESPAWYTAYTPYQPEISQGRLEALLNFQTMVADLTGLPTANASLLDEGTAAAEAMALCRRASRAPEGAAFLVDADTHPQTLAVVVTRAEPLGIEVRTFDADGPLPEGPAFGVLLSYPGSSGKVRDHAPLIEAAHAAGALVAVTTDLLALTLLRPPGEAGADVVVGSSQRFGVPFGFGGPHAAFMAVRAGLERNLPGRLVGVSVDADGHPAFRLALQTREQHIRREKATSNICTAQVLLAVIAGMYAVHHGPDGLTAIAGRVHRLAAALAAALRRGGVEVAHEAFFDTVTARVPDAAAVVARAADAGINLRLVDSTTVGVSTDEVTEPAHLAAVLAAFGVPGELDETVPDAVPDGLRRTTPFLTHPVFTSHRSETALLRYLRRLSDRDYALDRGMIPLGSCTMKLNATAEMEPITWPELAGIHPFAPGEQTEGYAELIAQLEDWLARITGYDRVSVQPNAGSQGELAGLLAIRGWHRANGQAERDVCLIPSSAHGTNAASAVMAGMRVVVVGCDDAGNVDLGDLRAKIEQHADRLAALMVTYPSTHGVFEAEITDVCAAVHDAGGQVYVDGANLNALVGLARPGRFGADVSHLNLHKTFCIPHGGGGPGVGPVAVRAHLAPYLPNHPFRGDAGPDTGPGPISAAPWGSAGILPISWAYVRMMGADGLRRATQVAILNANYVARRLNPYYPVLYTGHSGLVAHECIVDLRQITKETGVTVDDVAKRLVDYGFHAPTMSFPVAGTLMIEPTESEDLGELDRFCDAMIAIRAEIGLLGGEWDPVDNPLKNAPHTATMIGADAWEHGYSREVAAFPVPGLRQSKYWPPVRRIDGAHGDRNLVCSCPPPEAFED
- a CDS encoding DUF5999 family protein yields the protein MCPHHPQCPPAEASDHEAARVVASHPEQGWSLLCNGVVLFEDYGELLPDGTAVGAQRPDPRAA
- a CDS encoding chorismate-binding protein, encoding MPHPPRAPRRPLREVARWEWRRGDGGDPVVLASAFLAGHGFPVSPLGGAARPGPEVAGAALLLGAAALPADLAARTVPPATPCPEVPDAAVVVFADADGPGDPPPGPARIGPWTPSWTPAEHAAAVERIRAAIARGDLYQANLVGHRSAPFEGDPAAVAAALARVPNAPYAGGLAGAGWSVHTASPESFLEVGGEGVVRVRPIKGTAADAATLLASAKDRAEHVMIVDLERNDLARVATTGTVTVPVLYDVRPLAGVWHAESTVEARLAPGTGLAELLAATFPGGSVTGAPKAAALKIIHETEPLGRGPSMGALGWVAPDGRVDLGLTIRTFAVAGGRVHLWTGGGVTWGSDPAGELAEAAAKAAPLLRALDPLKVSRPD
- a CDS encoding bifunctional nuclease family protein, which gives rise to MNEVTVVGVRVELPTNQPIVLLKEVDGDRYLPIWIGAVEATAIAFAQQQIVTARPMTHDLMKDILDALGATVTAVHITDLQDGVFYANLVFDSGAEVSARPSDAIALAMRMGVTLYADETVLAEAGIPIADEQETEVEKFREFLDQISPDDFNTTG
- a CDS encoding MerR family transcriptional regulator, encoding MQETLFDEGVPAPPEEGVGYRGPTACAVAGITYRQLDYWARTGLVTPSVRDASGSGTQRLYSFRDVLVLKLVRRLLDTGISLQNIRTAVGQLRAGGAEELAEITLLSDGTTVYECTSADEVVDLLQGGQGVFAIAVGKVVREVEGSLAELPGERAEDEAAPAEHTGDELSARRRKRGA